The DNA segment TGGACCTTTAAACAGAAcatattctttattttccccaCTCCGGATACATAACTACGTACACCTGGTGAAGTAATGTTACAAAATAAGTGGCTGTGCCAAGGGTATTTCTGATTTGTTTGTATTATATGTGTGTGAGTTGCTTACATCAGGAGTTTTTGTTCTAATTTGTTATGGGTTTTTTCATACCAGGAATCAAATAAATCTAAGTACAGTATACTTAAcaatctgttaaaaataaatgctggtgATGTGGAAGAGAGGatagaaggaaaaggagagtaAAGAAGGGCAGCACACAGTATTTCACCAATGATTGGCAGGGGCTTgtgcagggagagcagtggagggaAGATAAGAAGTAAGAAGTGAATCACAGGTTGAAAAGTGATAGATAATGTGCATCTGGAATTCTGCTGCCTTGGAAAAAGTTGAGTTTTAGAAGTTGAAGTATAAGAGAACAGATGTGTCATGGGCAGCATCAGTTTTCAAGGAGCATTTCCTTCTTCATGTTCCTTTTGCATAGGATCTCCTTTCTCcgtagcaattttttttttttccccttgtggTTATTTTACATATTACAAAATAACCTGTTGTTTCCCTGTTTGTGCTGTTGTGGATGTGTGTAAATGAATGAAGTCCTGTAGGGACTGTAGCACTGTGCTGGATGGGGTGATGGAGGGACACTGCTTGGCTTTGGAAGGAGCATAGTGCTGGGCATAAGCACAGAACAGGTGGGATGGCACATGAAATAAGTTTTGTGAGTAAGTGGTAAGGGTTAAGGAAATTTAGGAGCTGGTGGAATAACTGCATCTCTTCTGTCCAAAAGTTTAAAAGTTTATgctccaggagaaaaaaaaaaaaagcaagaaggctttcctgcctgctgctctaAGATCTACAGCCTATTGagtttcctctgctccttccccctAAAAAGCCTCAGGAACCAGGCAGTAGCACAAGCAGTGTTCAGAGATAGGCAGGCAAAGGTTCAATGGGAAAGGTGTGTTAGTTTGCAGTATTACCCATGTCCACTCTTTACAGCCAGGATGCCAGTCAGTCCAAGGCAATGCTCCAATTTGAATATACTAATTTAAGAATAGAAAGAGCATTGTAGTGCCTTGAATTTATTTGATGTATTTccttgaactgaaaaaaaaatctccaaaagcAAATCTTTCATTGGAAAGCAGTTTTATTGTTATGTTATCTGGAGTCTTTAAGAACAGTAGTTAAACTGGTTAGACATGGCTCATGGGCAGCAACTTTGTGCAAGGAGATGAATTAGATGACCTGGTAGGGATTCCTGCAGTGCTAAGACTGTACAGATGGaaaccctctccagcacctgtCTCCCTCCCAGGGCCCCCTGGCTGATATCCTCTGGTTGATATCCCCTGGTTGATATCCCCTCACAGATATGCTCACATAGTTTCTAGTGTACTCACAGTGGAGTTGTACTCATTTCTGTTATTTACAGTGACTTTAATAACACATTCCTATTAGCCATATACTGCCAGATAAAATAGCATTGTGGAAAGGTGGATATTTGGGGTGCTGAGTTTGGAGGAACCTGGAGACAGTGACTTCCAGGTTTGCATCCTGGGTGGgcagagatggagaaaagaGCTGCTCCCAGGACAAGCATCACTGAAGCATTATGCAATTAATAACACATTCAGTTTTCTGAGGGACTGAATTTTTTCACATCACATATGCCAACCAGAGGAAACAAAGCCACTTTGTGGTATCACCTTCTCAAACCCCCATGTTCTAATCACAGGCATTATTCACATGCAAGCACACATTACATAGCACATGTCTAATTCTTTAATTGTAACATACAAGAGAGCAAGAGGTAGGATCCAGATTCAAAATGTGCAATGCATGCGCTGGAGGTGAGCCAAGTCCTTAGAAAGCTTTGGGCTGTAGGCACTGGAATGTGTTTCCTGGAGCAGGTTTTAGCAttcaagagctgctgagcaaattttctttcctgctacTTATCACTGAGAACAGACCAATGCTAGCCTGGCCCTCAGTGAAATCTAAATAACTTTCACAGTTTGTTGCTAAGAGATGTGAGCATCCATATCCATCCTGTATGTATTTTGAAGTAGCATCCTGATAACATAAAGCAGGCAGAAACTACTGGATAAACCCTGGAACACCTGGAGCAGCAGACTTCCTTGGACCACGCATCTCTCAGACTTTGTGTGCTGGTTATCATACTGTGTTCAGAGTTTTTATTTCAATCACTGACATGGGATACTTATACAAATTACTTTTACTATACAGCATTGCTAAGCATGGTTTGTGCTTCCAGGTGCACCAATGCCATCCCAGCCACTGGAGGCAGATGAGAATCTGCAGCTGTGGAAAGAGGTAAGCATCATCTGCCATGTGGTAACCTCCAGTGACTTCTGTGACCATCCTTGCTACAGTCATACTTCACTCTCTGCTATTTGTCTTGCATGGAGCTCAGGTTGTTCTTCTTCTAGTCCTGCTTATCCTGTACCTCTCCTACCCTGACAACAGTGAAGAGGGGAAATAActtattttccagattttctgaACAGTTGTTCTTGGAGGATGCTGAAGCTGGGTGTTGAGATGTCATTCTGGGAAAAGACTGTCCCTGCTCAGTGGGTTATGTCTGCTAATGTTTGCCATTTAATTGCCAGTGACTGGgcagtcactgtccctggaagCAACACAGTGTCATTTGGTAGGTTTATAGTCTGTATACAATATGCTTTGTCCATGCAGGTTTAGCTGAAAGATGCCTTGGCTTGTATTGAGtcaaacacaaaaagcagaCATTGGCTATTGTGGTAGTTATCTAAGAGTCACTTCCAACTCCAAATGAGCAAATAAAcccataaaaacaaacaaaaagaaaccctcACCAAGGAGAAATAATACATTGTGACATAGGCTTCCAAAATGAATTCggtttgatttatttcatttactgtTGATTTCTCCCTCTGCATTTTCTCACTCTGAAAGTAGTGAAGCTGAACTTGCACCCAGAgacaaacaaatacaaaatgaagggaaaggagaacAAGGAGGATTGTTACCaacaaaaagaatttaaaagggGAATTCTGTGAGCTATTAGCTTTCCCACTATCTTAGCTAATGCTTTCTTGTAGCCTGTCTCTAGAGAAATGAATCATTTGTCTCAAAGTACTCAgatatgcattattttttattgctttttttcatttgatgcTTTCATTGCAAAAGAGAGCTGTTTAGGGCTTTTTACCTATAATAAAATCATAAGACCCATTGCATTTCAtactctattaaaaaaaaaaaaagaaaaaaagtggtttttatGCAGTCTGTGAATAAGATTATTGGCAAAGGTTTTTGGCATCCATTCAATGGAAGACAATAGTGCATACCAGCAGACGTTGGTATTCCTACAATGTGAAAGTTAAATAATGCAAAGTTAAtcctctcttttttattattattaaactgGGCAGCTTCAGTTTGAGTGCTggagattttgttttccttacagAATATTTTGGGCTTTCAGCATTGGCAATACAATATCCATTAacacaaaagcctttttttccatttttcttctcttccaaatTAATTACTGCTAAAAAGTATTCAGTAGTATGGGATTCatcttggaaaagaaacaacagaaagagGATGTGATTGCAAGTTTGCTGTTGACACCAAgatgtgtggtgtggttgacacactggagggaagggcccATCCAGAGGGATTTTGACAGGCCTATGATTTTGGGAGGTGAAACTATGCCATCCTCATGAAATTCAGTAAGGCCAGGTGCAAGGggtttgaactagatgatcttctGTGGTTCTAGGAATAATTGCTACGTAGGAATCCTTTATTTATTAGTTCGTCCAACACAAGATCATGATAGCACTGAATGAAGGTAACTTTGAAAAGACTGATGTAGGCAAACAGAAGTGTTATTTCATGCAGTATTTAGGAAACCCTTGCCACAGGAAGTTACAGATGCTAAAAGTTTACAATGGGTCAGAGAGAGAATGTTCAAATTCATAGCACAGAAATCCATTGATCTTTATTATAGAGGACCCACTTCTGAATCAAAGTGCTCGCACTAGAGATTGCTGGTGGTTGGAGATGATGGGTTTTACTCAGCCACTGGTCTTGCTTTAGGCTCTTCCCTGAGGGCTGACATTTGGCCATTTTGAGAGATCAAATGTAGAGCTAAATGGACATTTGTTCTGATCAGATGAAATAGGAGTTGGAATTTCTTATATTGATTTGTGGGTTTAtttcttttgggtttgtgtctgtgtgtcacATTCCATTCTGTGCTGAGGTGCCTAATTTCATTAGCAATGACTTTTCCACGGTGTTCTTTGAGCACTAAGGTCCCCTTTCTTATTAGTATTGTGATTTAGGAACCACctcctttaaataaaattttctaagGCTCCTCTTTTGCCAAAGCAATCAGTGCAGACCCTGTATATTGGCTGCTTGGTGACCCACACAAATTGACTGGCATGCATAAGATGTGATGGCATATATCATAATCATTCAAGACATGGCTGTGCCATATACCTGCAGGGGTGCTGGAATCCAACTGGAAGTTGTGTTTGAGGGATGCTCATTGAATCACtttagttttgttgttttctttgcagttttataCAATACAGAGGTATTGCAGTAGAGATTTAAGTTCATTGTTCGTATCCCAGATGCTTAAACTCATAAAATATTATACAGTTTAGAAGGCTACAAATGAGAGGACCATAAGGTGAGTAAGAGATTAAAGGACACAGGTATCTATGTGTTTGTTCAGatcaggcaatttttttttatgtggttaagtccttttttcctccttgaatgcaaaatatttcattaatgtACCTATAATGATTCCTTAAAATGGACAAACTTGCCATGCCTTTGGGTGCATTaactatttctgaaaatatacaTATTTCACTGTTTTTGTTTATCTGACTTCTTAACAAAGGGCTGTGTAAACTTTTACAGATAGATGATGCATGTTCTGCCTACCTCTCCACAGAGACTCAGCCTCAGGTGAGTCAGATGAAAgttactttattattttcatacCATTTGTTATATGCAATATAACATGGACATGTGATAACTGACTTCATGTTTTCCTTGCATTAGGCATCCAGTACACTGGAAGAACTTTGTTTTTTGGTCATGGGATTTCTCCAGGAACCACAGGTAACACACATGAAACACTTCCCTAGCATTTCCAAAGCTCACAATGTGTCAGTGTCCACAAATAATCCTGGGGACACAGTGTCTGAAGTGTCACTCAGTCCTGAAATAATACTCTGTTGTTACTCTGAAATGCTGTCTGTCCTAATCCAACATCTATGAAAGACAACAGGGAGACTCCAGTGTTTGGAAAAAAGTCTCCAGGTTGGATACAAACTTTTAGGTGTTTTTATTGTACTAGAATAAATAATTGGTGAGCTCTCaatggagaaagaaatgagTCTAGGGATATACAAAGGACAATCTACTGTTCTAGTGGAGTTCTAGTGCTCCCTACAGAGTTTGGAAAGAGTTGCTACATTGATAAGCAAAGACATGGAATGTATTTGTCAAGGAAGGACGATATTCCAATCCAGTACTGAAAAAAACTGTAATGTGATTAAAATTGTCCattgttctttctctttttaacaaataaaaacctCTCTACTGATTATTATTCCCACAGGGTCTGGATGAAAAAGACAATGCCAAAAGGGTAAGATTTCTATGTATGTTTTATAATTACACTGAAATTGTCCCTGTTTTGTAGTAAAACCccacttttcatttttttgaacaGTTCTTATTTCATTATTCTAAGACTCATGACTCAGGCAACTCAGACATCAGGGTAAGTGACATAGCAGCTTGTGAGTGCACAAAGCCAAGGTAATGTTGCTTTCTGCATTAGTCTTTCCAACTGAGCAAGCTCAGAACCAGGAGTTTCATATTTAAGATAAAGAATGTGTTTTAATAACAAGGGAGAGGATCATCAGTACTGGACAggtgtggaaaaaataaaaccaaacattcCTGGAATCCTAGCTGCATCTTAATCCTGTAGTTTCAACACTTCAGAATAAGATTaaatgggttttgtttgtttgtttattttggtttggggttttttgttttgcttttttctggtACTGGAACATAATATATGCAATTAAATGATGTGGATCTCTAGAAGATGAGCAAATGACCATAAACATTAAGAagtcttaattatttttattaattataaatggaattatatgcatttatttttacatgtcATAAATATGTATGAGGCAAAGTAGTATTTTAGTCTCATTTAGACTttgaactgtattttaaatttaaaatattttaaaaatagcccAGTATTGATGCTACAAAAATATCCTCATAAATCAATACAAACTGCACGTGATCCGTTCTTGCACTTAAAGTGCAAACATAATGTTATTTCTCTGCATCTATCTGGTTTTCTGTGCCATATATATGGTTTTCTAGGTGTATTTCCTAGAAAGTGATATTGCTGGTATTGGCTTCAGTGTTTTCATGACAGAGCAGCCCTGGTGGTTCTAATGGTAACCAGGGCACAGTTAAATGAGCTCTTtgtgctcctgctcctgcttgAGAGGTTACTGCATCCCCCTTTGTCCCCATCCTGAACACCTCTGCCCCTGTCTGTCCCAGAGATTGCTGCTCTCTCACTGCTTCTGGTTTAATTGCTCCCTTGACTGTTTCCTAGCCCAGTTCTCAGAG comes from the Heliangelus exortis chromosome 4, bHelExo1.hap1, whole genome shotgun sequence genome and includes:
- the NMU gene encoding neuromedin-U isoform X3, whose product is MGNLCHQQPPAATPQRSPRRAGDSGTLPGFLLLLLLSSSMAACKGAPMPSQPLEADENLQLWKEIDDACSAYLSTETQPQASSTLEELCFLVMGFLQEPQGLDEKDNAKRFLFHYSKTHDSGNSDIREELQGPRGIKSRGYFFYRPRNGRRSVDFR